The following DNA comes from Athene noctua chromosome 1, bAthNoc1.hap1.1, whole genome shotgun sequence.
TCTGCTTGGATGCTTTGTTCAAGTATCAAACTTctctttcctttgcttctgctgttttaACATGCCTGGCCTGTCAAAGACAtttttcagcacttcagaaatgtgacatttccaggtgttttttccccccaaagtgCTGCCTCCTGCAGGTGACAGAGGTGAAATAATGGCTTGGTTATGTTCATCTGCCATTGGGGTGCCACGCACTGTGGACCTTAACCTGTGAACGCCACTCCTTGGGATGCAGCAGCCTGTTCCAGAAGCTGGGAAGGCGTTGGCAGGGCACTCACCCCCCTTACAGCCTTCCAAACCCCAGAGGTAATGTCCCTGTGCAACAGCTCTGGATCTAGGCAAAGGTGGCTACAGGGATGAGGATTTCTATGGAGGGAATATGGGAGATGCACCTCTGTACCACTTGCTCATGTGAGAACAGAACTAGTCTCCTCCAGGTTCACATCTTCATAAAATCAGTTTAACCAGCTCCTCCTGACTCAGTCTTGACCTGGCCTGACATTTCCAGCTCAGTGGTTCACTACACCACCCTGCTCTCCTGGATTCGCATCACCTCTATACCAGGCTGTCCCACAGACTTTCACGTGCATTGAGAGCCAAAAGATGCTAAGCTACAGACTCAATGGATATATAAATCAGATTTAAAGAATGTCTACGTGGCCTTTGCCAGCCCCGTGCAAGAGGCTGGCTCTTTCTAGGAACAGCATGGTGTTGTAATCGAGCTACTACTCCTGGCTGAGCCAGGCAGGACAGCACAGCAGAGAATGGTGAGATGGTAACATGGCTGCCCAGTGCTCAAACCAGAGCTGGCTTCACCCcagtagtattttttttcagtacctGGAGATGCTGACAGGCACCTGATAAGACAGACACAAGTCGGTACCCAACTGCAGAGTGCACAGATGCTCTGGGTGTGTTGAGGTGGTCCAGCAGCACAAGATGGCAGCCTGAAGTGCCCGATGCCCTTGCAGGAGCTACCTCCCAGTTAGGAGCATGACTCCCATTGTTTTTTCACTAGGGTTTATGGCCCTTCATGAAAGGTCTGAAAAACCCCAGTGACATCACACAAATTGACAGACAGCCTGGGCACCCCCGAGCATGTACAGGATAGCCTAAAGGGAAACCTCCCTCTGCCCAAAAGGGCAGAGAAATGAGGCAACCAGGGCACAGACTCCCTTTCCCAGCCAAAGACCAACTTGTACCCCATCACCAGCCACCCCCTTCCAtgccagcccagctctgctcagtCCGTGTGACAGCATTCAGACCCAAGCTCAGTTTGGTTAATTAATTTCAAGTGTTGCCTCTTGATTCCTGATAGCCAATACTGTAAGTCATCTTACATGCATTGGCTTCCCTCAGTgtaatttaattaaaaggaaaagctCAGACATGATTTCTTCTTTAGAACACTGTCTTTCCGGCAGCTCCATTATCCCCTTCTGACTTCTTGAGAACATTTGTTCTTTTATTCTGCGTATTCCAGTCCTCCCATTGCAGAGAGTATCACCACCAGTAATTGCCCAGTGCCATGGATCCCAGGGACTCGCACACAGAAGCCACAGGCAGCCAAGTGGGAAAAGCTGACTGGGGTGCCAACATGCCTCAGGCAAGCTGTGGTGCCCTTTGCAAGGTCCTGACTTCGAGGTGAtccagcagcagagccagctgtcACATCACAGATCCCACAGGCCTATTCCAGCAAGAAAGCTCTGCCATGCCTGGTCTTGGGCTCCTTCCACACCAAGGGACAGGTGAGCAAGCCCCAGAGCTGCCATGGGGGTTGCAAACCCCACCACGTCACCCCTCCAGGGTATACGTGCActgagggagggaagagagaggacaATATTTCTACCCTTTTCCCCACTCTTCTGGCAGTCTGTGATGACCCTATTATAACCCTCATCTCCCATAACAGCCAAATCCCCGCTACCACCAGGCAGCCTCACCTCATGTACTCACGCTGCCCTGTGGAAGTGGCCACATCCTCCCCTCCTAGGTGGGATGAGCCAGAACTGCTACTCAGCTCCCCCTCACTTCATCAGCTCCCCCTTTCACAGGGGAACAAAGATCCTTGAAGCTCAGCTAGAGCCATTTAACACCAGCACCCACACCTGCACCACTGATGAACGAAGCCCTATGGATCAGCTTCCCTCACTCTCCACATCACAGCGAAACAAACCATTTCCCCAAGCCCCAGCCTGTGCCAGGTCTTGCACCTATGCTGCCCATCAGACATGCTCTTACTCCACAGGACTTGCACAGAAACTTTGCCTCCAGAAGAGGTGTTTTCTCCCTGCTCTGGTTGTCACCTTGCTCTGCTCAGCCTCCCAGAGCCAGAGCTCTGAGTAACTATGGTTACTTCTAATTGTACAAGGAATATTATTCTTACTTCAAAGCTAATGGAGAAGATCCTTCTCTACTTTGTAGTAGAGTCTACTTTGTGATTTCCTCACACTGTATCTGAATCTAACCCTAAGAACCACCTTGGCCATGCGCTGACATAAGGATGCCagcaaaagaaatcacaaaatgtcatcttcactgtgaggatggtaaaacactggaaaaggttCCCTacagaggttgtggctgccccctccctggaagtagTCAAGGCTGGGTTGAACGggcctttgagcaacctggtctatggaaggtgtccctgcccacggcaggggttgggactaggtgatctctaAGATCCCtcccaactcaaaccattctatgatccaaTGAGTATGGaagtttgttcatttttattctcctttccaAAGAAAACCTGTGTGTTGCTAAATGCCTACTGGGGGTTCTGTGTATAGCCAACTGTGTGTCTGAAGACTAACTTCTCAACCCACTATCCAGGCTGGATACAGGCAGTCTTTGACTCTTCAATTCTCCCTGTTAATATAGAACATTTTGTACAGTTTATCAAATAAACTATTTGCAACATGGACTCTTGAAAGTGCATAGAGACCAGTGTCTGAGGGCCTTCCTGCTCTCCAGAAGAGTTTGGCACCCTGAAGGGAAAGCAACACACAGCCATGAAACCCTTGGGCAGAGGAGGACCCTGCAGCTACAGCAAACACCAGTATAAACTGGGGCTCAGAGTTTCACAAACCAGCAATGATGTCAGACCTGACAAAGAGCTCATCCCAGCTCTCTGACCTTGGCACAGGAGAGAACGGTTAtggggagattaaaaaaaaaaaaaaagtaaaatacttaaGTAAGGGGCCTTAGGGGAAACACTGTGCCTTCTTCAATGGAGGGAAGAAGCCTCCACATCAGCAGGATGATGCTTCCTAGATGACAGAGTAGGACAGGAGAGGAATCATTAAAATTCACCTTAGCATCACAGAATTATAACAGAGCCCCAGCATCCTGTGCATGCATCTAACCAAGCTATCAATGAGTATGAAAACCTTTAGTAATCCCTTTGTCAATGTTAAGCTCAACCCAGGCCTGCCACCACATGTGAACAAACAGGCAGGTCCCCTGTGAAAGGGTTCCTCTTCCAAGCGAGAGGCAATGACGGGCAACATGCCTCAGTAGGAAATTTTAAACAGCGACAGAAAATAACCTGAGCAGTAACTCAGGAACCCAGATTTTAGTGGTGTTCCCTCACAGAGAAATCATCGAGCCCCACACAGTGCAGTGATGAGGAAAGCCAGCCTCGTTATTCAAGCCTActaattaaaaaggaaaggaaaacaatatgGAATAAAAGAACACAATATCAACAAAGAGAGAAGGGGAAGTTGGCCAGGAGGCTGTGGCACAGCACAAAGGAGCCAACAGCAGCACAAGCCTGCTGCTAGCCAGGAGTGGTGCAGGGTTCAATGAACCCTGCAGAAAAGGCTGGGATGCCAAATAAATATTTACGTTCTGTTATTTGAGGAAAAGCTGGACGAGATGTCACTGTCACACAGCACTGGTGTATTTTCTACTGCATCAATAATTAGGAAAACATTAAAAGCAGCTCTTGGATATTTCACTTAACCAGGAGGACTAATGTTCCCTGAACCTGAGAGCCCCACAGGGGACAGCTCTGTTCACATCACCACATGCCACCATGCTTCACTTGCCAGAAACTTTACTCAGCCAGATCTGAGGGCACAAGACATTTACCTGTGATCTCTGTAGCTGGAAACATCTGCTTCCACAGGCTGAAGGAAAACTGGCTTGCACTCCCACGGCCACAGAAGCTGCCGCTGCGGACCTACAACAGGCAAAGCAGGAGGAGGGCAGAGTCcacagcagctcctggggagcaCTTTGCCTGTCCATGGACCCTAGTAAACTTGTGTGTCTCCATGCAGGAGTCAGTCAAGGCTCCTAATAACAGCCCACATCTGTGCGagctgcaagaagctgcaagCTGCCGTGACTCATCCCCGCGGGCTCCTAGCTCAACGGCCAGCAATCACTGGCAAAAAATGCAAGAATCGGGAGCTGGCAGCAGAGTCAGTGCCTGTTAATGTGCAAAACACATCGGGGTGAACAATCTTGTCATTATTTCAATGAGAGGAAAACATGCTTAGCGGAGGTAACTGCTGATACCGTCTAACCCAGGCCCAAGGGATTCACTGAATACAGAGCCAGCACAGGATGAAATCAATGTAACCCTCATTAACAGGATCAGCAACTGATCTCAGGCGATAGTTGCCCCCGCTGCCTACCCGCAGGTGTTTCTAGAGGGGTTTTGTGCTGCTCAGCAACTTCTCCAGTGGTCTGGAAGGAAATCCGAACGGACTGCTAGTGTTCTCAACCACGTCCCAATTAACAGCATGGTAAAAGGCTACAGGAAGAGTTTACTTTCCAAAGGTGATCTGAGCCAGCAcccagctgtggttgcacactgTGTTTAATGCACCCTGCTAGGTGATGGGGTAGGCACTGACCCAAGCCATCAGCgaggagggggcaggcacagcccgCCAGAAAAACATGCCCTCGCTCGGCAAGGCTGCGCCTCCCAGGAGCAGCAGGTGACAGGACAGACAGTCGGGGAAGTTGGAAGGTGATTTCAGTCCTACATGCAGGCACTGTGACTGCTCCGGGTGCTGGGAAAAGGGCAAGGAGGGCTCCTCAGGAAAAAAGCCCCAAGGGAAAAAGTCCGTCTAGCAAGCAGGACTTTCGGGGAAGGATTTGAGAACTCCAATATATTTAGTGTTTGTTTGCCCAAAAAGTGGCATGAGGAAAATCTACAGTCATGAGGAAAAATACCGTAAAACAGTCTGTCATTGACTCTAGCATAAGCAAAACgcaaaacccccaaatctgcaACAACATCTCCTGCGGCGACCGCGTCCCCTGCAATGGCACCACCAGGCATTCCTGCCAGCAAGCACCACTCCCTCAGAGCAAACACCCCGGCCATTAATTCCTGCCCACAATTACTTTTTAAGTGCTTGATTTCCCCTGGAAAGGGAGATGCACACCCACCCAGACACAGGCAGCGAGACCAacatctgcagcaggagcagagatCTCTTTATGCCACATAAATATCTTTCTTTCCCTGTGAACAGGCCATTTAGTGACACTTAAAACTACTAAATCTGGGGTTTATGTGGAAATGATTTTAGAGTGCACTGGAAACCCCAGGTTCCTTTTTCAATCTAACAACGTCTTTAGAAAGCAATTCTTTAAGCCTCCATTTCCAAGACCCTTTTAATCTCTGCAAATTATTAGTAAGAGCTGAATCAAGGCAAACTGCCATCAACTGTGATCACAACACCGTAACTGAGCAATGAGTGACTATCGCTGATTATTTAGAAGAAACTATTGCTTTTAGGCAAGCTaccacagaaataaattagtattTATACTGGATTATTGAAAAACGCCCCCCCCCCAATCAGGCTCTATCTATATGTCAATTGTGTCTTGCCAAGGTCAATATCTTTACTGTAATAGGCACAGTCTCAAATAGCAAGAACAACTTATGTGTGGAAATGAGCACCATAGGGCCAAAATATGTCATTATTATCAGAAAGACAAACTGATCTCTGAAATAACATCTGCACTTTCACAGCTTTAAATAAAGGTGAACTTCTGCAGAAGGTATGTAATCAAGAAGCCAGGAAAacaattcaaaaaaattaaaacttaataGTTTGACTTGTCAGTAGGTTCTTTCCTATCACCATCAGCCTTACTGCATTTGTTATGTCTTTTttgaaaatctgcttttgaaacTATTTTGCTTGAAATCTGCAGCTTGATCTTCCCACGCTATGGGAGGACATGGTCCATTTCTGCATTGCACTTCCAGGTAATGACTGATTAAGTTAGAAAAATGTATATTCTGTAAATGAAGGTGATTTTAAGGGATTTTTTGTGAAACATTTTCCATATCAATAGGATTTTCTTTACCACCAGTCCAGcacattttaatgaaatgaaacatCTTCTCTTTGTCAGAAAATCCAGGCACTGAAGTTGAGCTGGAACAAAGGAATGCGTTGGGTTTCTGTTAAAGTAAAACAAGCAAAGGGAAAAATCACCTTTATATTCCATTTCAACAGGGACCGAATATTGATACCAACCTGACAAAAGGCTCTGTTTCTGGAAAGTTAGAATGCCCAGTTTAAGAAATTATGAAAGCCTTCATTACGATGCTatgctttttatatataaaaaaaagtcatgctaCTGATGTAGGAAAAATTCTGGGTGTTTTCTGCGCAAGATAAACATAAGGAATTTTGTTGGCTGCATTTCTTCCAGCTTCCCCCAGGCTGTGCTTCCCCTTTGGCTTTGTAAGGGGATGATGCAAGGAGCAGCAGTCTCTGTCCCCAGGGAATCGGAGCAAGGGGTGCACCCTGGGTCTCTGGAGGAGCCTGTGGGCAGAAGACCCAGGTCAGTCCCTGCCGTGCCCCCCAGGGACCCGCTGCAGACCTTGAGAGCCCCGTCACTGGTGAATCAGCCCGCATGGCTCCTCATCCCGGCCCCTCTAATGGGAGTTTGGATGTGGCTTTTGTGTTCAGGGTAATTTTCCTACCAGCTCAGACTCTCTGGGCTGCCCTTTTGCTGGGCATACCTGTTGTATTTCCCTCCTTGTACATAATGTCCCCAGTTAAACATCTCGGGGTGTGTGCAGAAGCCACAGGGGCTGGAACTGTGCCCATTGCTTGAGTCCTTATGGACCACTTCATTTGTGCCAGATACCGAAAACCCGGGTCATGCCTGCCAGGCTCACATGCACAGGGCCAGCCATGCTCATCCCTTCACCTTACTTCTGCCTAGTTTGTTAACAAAGCAGCACTGAGGCCTCAGCAACATCCCAAACCTCCTCCCTGCTTCAGCGGCTTGCAGGGATCAACCTGGGTCACCAGGAGCAGCCTCTCCCCTCCCTGGAGAGCAGCAGGAACACCACTCACCACCTCTCCTGGACAATCTCCAACCACCTCCTGGGGGGGTCTTCCCTGCACAGAGCCAAGACTGATGCAGGGTCCTTGGTTTGCCAAGCTGCAGGTTGTCCCCAGGGCTGTTTCcctgcagggctggctgggatCCCCCTTCTTCCTCCCACCTTGCCAGGAGGAGTCCCCTGATCCTCATCCACTGGGGCGACGTCACCTGCCCCAACAACAAAAGGGCACCCTGTAAGTCCAGGGAGGATGGAGTTTTCAGCAGCTCCTTCCTGGAGCGTGACTCCCAAAAAGGAGGAGACATGCTCCAAAAATCTTAAAACTGTCAGACTTTTGAGGAAGACTCTGGTGAAGTAAAATTTGAGCTCAGATGATGCTCAGAGCTGCAAAGTGCAGTGCAGCTGTACTGCCGGTGACTGGAAATGCCTAGGCTGATGGGCACAGGCATCGGGGGCTCTGCTGCAGGGCCCCAGCCCTCAGGATGAGGGGGCAGAACTGTGTCCCCCGCCGGGGACATCTCCAGAGGCAGGCTGGTCACCTCCAACAGCGGGGGCAGGGCACTGAGAGATGGCACCAGGCCCTCTGCGCTGCTCCCAACGCTGGCAGCGATGGGACAGGGGGTGtttaaaatgggtttttttggaagcagGGAAGGGGGAAACAGGCGTAGGAAAAAATAACGCAGGTGCCGGGAATTCTGCCGGAACTGTGGGAAAATTGCAACTAAATAAAGTGTTGGAGGTAAAACCGGTGGGGAGGGGGAATATCGGAGAGATGAACAGCAAGAGCAGTAGCGCACGCAGAGGTCTGAACGCGTTTAACTACCGCCCTGCACCGGGAATCTTCCGAGTTTAACGGGGGGGAGCCCAAGCTTCAGGAAGCAGAACGGCCCTCTCTCtgattttttgtcttttgtttttgtttcacaGTCACGCCGGTGCTGGAGATGCTTTACCCGGCTGCTCTCACCAAAGGGATGGGGGAAAGGATGGGGTTTGgagagggggtgggaggggaagggaaggaagggaagggttcGGTCCCGAGGTGCCCCAAATGGGTCTCAGCGGGGCGTGGGGAGGGCTCGCACACATATAGCGCTGTATAGCGGGGCGCGTGTATCCGCGCAGCGATGCGCGGAACTCCGGCCGCGGCTCGCAGGTCCGCACCGCAAGGCCGCCCCGTCGCGTCCCCCCGGGGCAGAGAGAGAGCGCAGAGACCGCCTGCAGCACCCCACGGCCGCCCCGGGAGCGGGCTAACGCCCCGCCCGGCCCCACCGAGCCCCGCTGCGCCCCGGCCCGGGGACGGAAAGTTTGGCTGCGCCCCGTCCTCTCAGCCTGCGAGGGGCCGTCAAAGAGCCCCCTCAGCTCCCCGCTGCCCGTCGGGAGCGGCCGGGGACGGGCAGGGacagcccggccgctgccccctCGACAGGCGCCGGGTCCCTCCACAGGAGCCTCCGCAGCCGCAGCCCAGGGCGCGGGGGGCGCGTCCCGCGTCCATCCCGGCGCCAGCCGTAGGTACGGGCAGTCCCGAGGGAGCATTTCGTTGTCGCAAAACCAACGAATAAACGAACAACgatcccccccatccccctcaaaaaaaccccaaacaacaaaccgcAAACGGAGCATCAGCTTTAAAGGGCACCCGGCGCTGCACGGGTCCCCGCCCGGGCCCGCACCCCGGTGGGGGCGGCGCCGGGAaccggcggccccggggctccgtcccgccgccccgaggggccggggccgccgctgcctTGTCCCGGCCCGGAGCCGCCCGCCCCCAGGGAAGCGGGCCGGGAAAGGGGCTTCCGCGGCTCCTGCCGTCGGGGTGGGGCCCGCGCCGCGGCCGTCGCGCTGCCCCGGGGACGGCTGATTTTGcgggggacacacgcgcgggggTGCGGTCCGCGCGCCCCGCCGCGCAGCGCACCGCGACGGGGAGCGGGCAGGTACTTACGGGCGAGggccgcggggctcgggccggcccgggccggggccgctcgGAGCCGCtccggcgctgccccggggcggccgggctTAAGAGCCGTCCGGCGGGCGCAGGACAATGGCCGGGAGGAGGGggccggggagggcggcgggaggcggggagggggacggggcCGTCCGCCGCCGCTCTCCCCCGCCGGGCGCTCTCGCTCCGCCCCCCCGCGTCTGGCGTAAACCCGGCGCCGGGCTAAAAGAAACGGCGAGCTACCGGCGCCCGGGGCTGgtggccgccgcgccgcgcctcgCCCGCGGGACGGCTTGCCGGtgccggcggcagcggccggcccatcccctcccgtcccctcccGCCGCGCCATGTCGCTGAGCCCCAAGCACACGACGCCCTTCTCGGTCACCGACATCCTCAGCCCGATGGAGGAGAGCTACAAGAAGTTCAGCGGCATggacggggcgggcgggctggGCGCGCCCCTCGGGCCCTACCGCCAGCCCCCGgtgcccgccgctgccgccgtcCCGCAGCATGTCGTGGCGGGGCCCACCGGGGCGGCCGCCTACCACATGCCCCACGGTGTGTCCCAGTTCCCGCACGGCGCCGTCGGGGGCTACTGCAGCGGCGGGCTGGGCAACATGGGCGAACTGCCCGCCTACCCCGAGGGGatgcggagcggcgcggcggcgggcggcggctggTACGGGGCCGGCGGCGATCCCCGCTACTCCAGCAGTAAGTGCGGGCGAGGggtggcgggcggcgggcgggcgggcggggggagccgcagTCCCCGacggggcggccgccggcactgAGGCGCTTGTCCTGCTCAGTCTCCAGGTTCATGGGCCCGTCGGCGGGGATGAACGTGGCCGGGATGGGCAGCCTGAGCGGCATCGCCGAGGGCGCCAAGGCCATCGTGCCGCTCCACGCGGCCCcgcggaggaagaggagggtgctCTTCTCCCAGGCGCAGGTCTACGAGCTGGAGCGGCGCTTCAAGCAGCAGAAGTACCTGTCGGCGCCGGAGCGGGAGCACTTGGCCAGCCTGATCCACCTCACCCCCACCCAGGTGAAGATCTGGTTCCAAAACCACCGCTACAAGATGAAGCGCCAGGCCAAGGACAAGGCGGCCGCCCAGCAGCTGCACcccgacggcggcggcggcctctGCCAGCAGCACTCGCCCCGCCGCGTCGCCGTGCCCGTGCTGGTGAAGGACGGCaagccctgcccgccgccgggcagcGGCACCCCGGCCCCCGGGCagccggcccccccgccccccgccgcctccgccggggcgctgcccgcagcccccgccgcccacCCGCACCCCGGCTCGCTGGGGCAGGCGGCCGACCTGGAGGAGCTGTCGCCCAGCCCGCCGGCGCTGCACGGCCAGGTGCCGCCCCTGGCCCCCATGGACTCGGCCGGCGTCGACTACAACGGCGGCATGGTCAGCCCCAACCTGCTCTACGGCAGGACGTGGTAATCCgtgtgtctgtccgtccgtccccctcccgcccc
Coding sequences within:
- the NKX2-4 gene encoding homeobox protein Nkx-2.4, coding for MSLSPKHTTPFSVTDILSPMEESYKKFSGMDGAGGLGAPLGPYRQPPVPAAAAVPQHVVAGPTGAAAYHMPHGVSQFPHGAVGGYCSGGLGNMGELPAYPEGMRSGAAAGGGWYGAGGDPRYSSISRFMGPSAGMNVAGMGSLSGIAEGAKAIVPLHAAPRRKRRVLFSQAQVYELERRFKQQKYLSAPEREHLASLIHLTPTQVKIWFQNHRYKMKRQAKDKAAAQQLHPDGGGGLCQQHSPRRVAVPVLVKDGKPCPPPGSGTPAPGQPAPPPPAASAGALPAAPAAHPHPGSLGQAADLEELSPSPPALHGQVPPLAPMDSAGVDYNGGMVSPNLLYGRTW